One window of Microcoleus vaginatus PCC 9802 genomic DNA carries:
- a CDS encoding metal ABC transporter substrate-binding protein encodes MLKNLAGKTRRLWGTAVLAIGCGVVACSGGQNASNGAPQSPATTQTQASPGGNLPKVVATTGVICDLTKEIAQSSIDTTCLIKPGDDPHAYQTKPEDRKAIETANLILYGGYNHEPSIIKLIQSSSNSAPKIAVHELAVPKPLMGEHEHEHGEEKAENKSHAEGEKVPDPHVWHNPQNGRRMVETIRDELIKVSPNNAQLYTKNAATLTDELQKIDTWIKAQIATIPAEKRKLVTTHDALSYYADAYGLEIAGALQGVTTEEQPTAARIAELSSEIKTAGVPTIFAETTTNPKLMETVAREANVEISDKELYSDELGGPGTGADTYQGMLKNNTCAIISGLGGNCTSFAGETAPNPKPENF; translated from the coding sequence ATGTTAAAGAACTTGGCTGGAAAAACCCGCAGATTGTGGGGTACGGCTGTTTTGGCCATTGGCTGCGGAGTGGTTGCGTGCAGTGGAGGACAGAACGCAAGCAATGGAGCGCCACAGAGTCCCGCCACAACTCAAACTCAAGCCAGTCCTGGCGGCAACTTGCCCAAAGTCGTCGCCACGACTGGCGTTATCTGCGACCTAACTAAAGAAATAGCTCAAAGTTCGATCGACACCACCTGTCTGATCAAGCCGGGAGACGACCCTCACGCCTATCAAACCAAGCCGGAAGACCGCAAAGCGATTGAAACAGCAAATCTGATTTTATACGGTGGCTACAACCACGAACCCAGCATCATTAAGTTAATTCAATCCAGCAGTAATTCCGCGCCCAAAATCGCCGTCCACGAACTCGCCGTTCCCAAACCGCTGATGGGCGAACACGAGCACGAACATGGTGAAGAGAAAGCGGAAAACAAATCCCACGCAGAAGGCGAAAAAGTCCCTGACCCTCACGTTTGGCATAATCCTCAAAATGGCCGGCGCATGGTAGAAACAATTCGCGATGAATTGATCAAAGTTTCCCCCAACAATGCTCAACTTTATACAAAAAATGCAGCAACCTTAACAGATGAGTTGCAAAAAATAGATACTTGGATAAAAGCTCAGATTGCGACTATTCCCGCAGAAAAACGCAAGTTAGTAACAACTCACGATGCTTTGAGTTACTATGCCGATGCTTACGGTTTGGAGATTGCTGGAGCTTTGCAGGGTGTGACGACAGAGGAACAGCCCACCGCAGCAAGAATTGCCGAATTATCCTCAGAAATTAAGACCGCAGGAGTGCCGACAATTTTTGCCGAAACTACAACTAATCCGAAGTTGATGGAGACTGTGGCGAGGGAGGCAAATGTCGAAATTTCCGACAAGGAACTTTACAGCGACGAGTTGGGCGGCCCCGGCACGGGTGCTGATACATATCAGGGAATGCTGAAAAATAATACTTGCGCGATTATTTCTGGCCTCGGTGGTAATTGTACTTCCTTTGCAGGAGAAACTGCACCAAATCCCAAACCAGAGAATTTCTAA